From a single Bacillus sp. NEB1478 genomic region:
- the speD gene encoding adenosylmethionine decarboxylase, whose translation MDTMGRHVIAELWGCDSEKLNDMKFIEETFVDAALKAGAEIREVAFHKFAPHGVSGVVIISESHLTIHSFPEHGYASIDVYTCGDRIDPNVAADYISEALGAKKRENLEVPRGMGPISVAKSKVTAQ comes from the coding sequence ATGGATACAATGGGAAGACACGTAATTGCTGAATTATGGGGTTGTGATTCTGAAAAATTAAACGACATGAAATTTATTGAAGAGACTTTCGTCGATGCTGCATTGAAAGCAGGAGCAGAGATTCGTGAGGTTGCTTTTCATAAATTTGCTCCACATGGAGTTAGTGGTGTTGTTATTATTTCTGAATCTCATCTAACAATTCACAGCTTTCCTGAGCATGGTTATGCAAGTATTGATGTTTATACGTGTGGAGATCGAATCGATCCTAACGTAGCTGCTGATTATATTTCAGAAGCATTAGGCGCTAAAAAACGTGAGAATTTGGAAGTTCCTCGTGGAATGGGTCCAATTTCCGTAGCCAAATCAAAAGTTACAGCTCAATAA
- the mutM gene encoding DNA-formamidopyrimidine glycosylase: MPELPEVENVKNTLNQFLPGKVIEEVKVNWENIIKHPEPEAFILRLQGQAFQHVYRKGKFLIFHLDEDSLVSHLRMEGKYGLFNSDESADKHTHVIFRFTDGTELRYRDVRKFGTMHVYPKGTEENHLPLKSLGVEPLSDTLTSALMKRLFSKTKRSIKAVLLDQTLIAGLGNIYVDEVLFQAGIHPETPANELSLQRLKKLKMAITDILSEAVKHGGSTIRSYTNSMGESGGFQLKLFVYGRKHEACRICGHEVERIVVAGRGTHICNHCQR; the protein is encoded by the coding sequence GTGCCTGAATTACCTGAAGTAGAAAATGTCAAAAATACGTTAAATCAATTTCTTCCGGGAAAAGTGATTGAAGAGGTTAAAGTTAACTGGGAAAATATAATTAAACATCCTGAGCCCGAAGCGTTCATTTTAAGACTACAAGGACAAGCGTTTCAACATGTTTATCGAAAAGGTAAATTTTTAATCTTCCACCTCGATGAAGATTCTTTAGTTTCCCATTTAAGAATGGAAGGAAAGTACGGCTTATTTAATTCAGATGAATCAGCTGATAAACATACACATGTCATTTTCCGTTTTACAGACGGGACAGAACTCCGGTACCGCGATGTACGTAAGTTCGGTACGATGCATGTTTATCCAAAAGGTACTGAAGAAAATCACCTTCCTTTAAAATCATTGGGAGTAGAACCTTTGTCCGATACTTTAACGTCTGCTCTTATGAAACGGTTATTTTCAAAAACGAAACGAAGTATTAAAGCAGTCCTTTTAGATCAAACGTTAATTGCTGGTTTAGGGAATATATACGTGGATGAAGTCCTTTTTCAAGCGGGAATTCATCCTGAAACGCCAGCAAATGAACTCTCTCTTCAACGTTTGAAAAAATTAAAAATGGCGATCACTGATATTTTATCAGAAGCAGTAAAGCATGGCGGCAGTACAATTCGGTCGTATACGAACTCGATGGGGGAATCTGGCGGTTTTCAGCTGAAATTATTTGTATACGGCAGAAAGCATGAAGCTTGCAGGATTTGCGGTCATGAGGTAGAGCGAATAGTTGTAGCTGGACGAGGAACACATATATGTAATCACTGTCAAAGATAA
- the nrdR gene encoding transcriptional regulator NrdR, protein MRCPSCQHNGTKVLDSRPVHSGRSIRRRRECELCNYRFTTFETVEQTPLIIVKKHGEREEFSREKILRGLIKACEKRPVPLETLENIVDNIEKELRNSGTSEISSTAVGEQVMEHLSKTDEVAYVRFASVYRQFKDINVFIQELKELIKKDER, encoded by the coding sequence ATGAGGTGTCCTTCTTGCCAGCACAATGGAACAAAAGTGCTTGATTCTAGACCGGTGCATAGTGGACGGTCTATTCGTCGCAGACGTGAATGCGAATTATGCAATTATCGATTTACAACTTTTGAAACGGTAGAACAAACACCGCTTATCATTGTTAAAAAACACGGTGAACGAGAAGAATTCAGCCGTGAAAAAATTCTAAGAGGACTTATTAAAGCTTGTGAAAAAAGACCTGTCCCATTAGAAACCCTTGAAAACATAGTAGATAATATAGAAAAAGAATTGAGAAACAGCGGAACTTCCGAAATCTCAAGCACGGCTGTCGGTGAACAAGTTATGGAGCATCTCTCAAAGACAGATGAGGTGGCTTATGTCCGATTCGCGTCTGTTTACCGTCAATTCAAAGATATTAACGTTTTTATTCAGGAATTAAAAGAACTGATCAAAAAAGATGAGCGTTAA
- a CDS encoding cytosolic protein, with amino-acid sequence MFKKLQNLMDSHAETSETHVDESLRTHYFKTNKTAVLREIKKILENDSNFRELGYSEDRGEVTFEAMEPKNAFVVISVITVRANRTAVDITASTETSFPFNFGKNKRLIIKIYNELKNQLPFAGTSMAEKL; translated from the coding sequence ATGTTTAAAAAACTTCAAAATCTAATGGACAGTCATGCGGAAACGAGTGAAACGCATGTTGATGAATCCTTAAGAACCCATTATTTTAAAACTAATAAGACTGCAGTGCTTCGCGAGATAAAAAAGATATTAGAAAATGATAGCAATTTTCGAGAACTTGGATATTCCGAAGATCGAGGAGAAGTAACGTTCGAAGCGATGGAACCAAAAAATGCTTTTGTTGTCATTAGTGTGATAACTGTGCGAGCAAATAGAACTGCAGTAGATATAACAGCTTCAACTGAAACGTCATTTCCTTTTAATTTTGGAAAAAATAAACGTCTTATTATTAAAATTTATAATGAATTGAAAAATCAGCTTCCATTTGCGGGGACATCTATGGCGGAAAAATTATAG
- a CDS encoding glyceraldehyde-3-phosphate dehydrogenase: protein MKAKIAINGLGRIGRMVFRKMMESDEFEVVAVNASYPSETLAHMIKYDSIHGTFPGDVVAADDALFINGKKVILVNSRDPRELPWAQFGIDIVIEATGKFVSQETAGLHIQAGAKKVIITAPGKNEDITIVMGVNDSDYIPSEHHIISNASCTTNCLAPVIKVLDDQFGVQSGMMTTVHAYTNDQKNIDNPHKDLRRARACGQSIIPTSTGAAKAIAKVLPHLEGKLNGMALRVPTPNVSLVDVVVELKTPVSRDQVNHALQSASEGSMKGVLGFSDLPLVSIDYNGNENSSIVDGLSTMVMDGNKVKVLAWYDNEWGYSCRVVDLAKHVAIAISNPVSIEKNVSVS, encoded by the coding sequence ATGAAAGCAAAAATTGCAATTAATGGCTTGGGGAGAATCGGAAGAATGGTCTTCCGCAAAATGATGGAAAGTGATGAATTTGAGGTTGTAGCTGTTAATGCAAGCTACCCATCTGAAACTCTTGCTCACATGATTAAATATGATTCTATACATGGCACTTTTCCAGGCGACGTAGTAGCTGCAGATGATGCCCTTTTTATAAATGGAAAAAAAGTCATTTTAGTCAATTCCCGTGATCCGCGCGAGCTGCCTTGGGCTCAGTTCGGAATTGATATTGTTATCGAAGCAACCGGTAAATTTGTTTCACAGGAAACGGCAGGATTACACATTCAAGCAGGAGCAAAAAAGGTTATTATTACAGCTCCAGGTAAAAATGAAGATATTACAATTGTTATGGGTGTAAATGACAGCGATTACATTCCGTCTGAACACCATATTATTTCAAATGCTTCATGTACGACAAACTGCTTAGCTCCAGTGATAAAAGTTTTGGATGATCAGTTTGGTGTCCAATCTGGTATGATGACAACTGTTCATGCATATACAAACGATCAAAAGAACATTGACAATCCGCATAAAGATCTTCGCCGTGCACGTGCATGCGGGCAATCCATTATTCCTACTTCAACAGGTGCAGCGAAGGCCATCGCTAAAGTGCTGCCTCATCTTGAAGGGAAGTTAAATGGTATGGCACTTAGAGTTCCTACACCTAACGTGTCTTTAGTAGATGTTGTTGTTGAATTAAAAACACCAGTTTCAAGAGATCAAGTAAACCATGCTCTGCAATCTGCATCGGAAGGTTCTATGAAAGGCGTTCTAGGCTTCAGTGACCTTCCATTAGTATCTATTGATTATAACGGAAATGAAAATTCATCTATTGTTGATGGACTGTCTACAATGGTGATGGATGGAAATAAAGTAAAAGTGCTGGCTTGGTATGATAATGAATGGGGTTATTCTTGCCGAGTTGTTGATCTCGCAAAACACGTGGCTATTGCGATTAGCAACCCAGTTTCAATTGAGAAGAACGTCTCTGTTTCCTAA
- the pnpS gene encoding two-component system histidine kinase PnpS codes for MTEFKNRVLTFFLLGILLVFVLLALIMGNIVHHSVKDKRLEFYVKEIRLIEQILQNEPDVSHINKLLQYASKDLNGEIYILDANWKVKFSSDNQKTKNMLSYFTDNKPDLVSREEPYFINENGKTYYAFKRSTGNKSGYIQLVVPEGLAESQERSIWVMMSIGFFICFVIILYVSIRVIRKIVKPVEEATKTAKELTRGNYKARTFEYSGEDIGELNYSLNVLARNLEKITKSQESQHDRLTTLIENMGSGLILIDSNGYINLVNKAFKEIFEEHTDFWTGHLFYEVFPHAQIKEIVQETYLTEKNVRKNVVLSIHIERKHFDVYSAPVLDVKGKLRGIVLVFHDITELKKLEQVRKDFVANVSHELKTPVTSLKGFAETLLDGAGENEEFRNKFLTIILNESDRLQALIQDLLDLSKSEQGFNLDIQKVKLNQLVNETIEILQHKAEKKNINLSVDAFGDTMMDGDPLRLKQIIINLVSNSLTYTPIDGTVKVKLEELGTQIKFSIIDTGIGIKESEIPRIFERFYRVDKARSRNSGGTGLGLAIVKHLVEAHHGSINVKSKVGEGSVFTILFPKEIKGT; via the coding sequence TATGGGGAATATTGTTCATCACTCTGTTAAGGATAAAAGGTTAGAGTTTTATGTAAAAGAAATAAGGTTGATTGAACAAATATTACAGAACGAACCAGATGTTTCACATATAAATAAGCTTTTACAATATGCATCTAAAGATTTAAACGGAGAAATTTACATTCTTGATGCAAACTGGAAAGTCAAATTTTCATCTGATAATCAAAAAACGAAGAATATGTTATCGTACTTTACCGATAATAAGCCGGATCTTGTTTCACGTGAAGAACCCTATTTTATAAATGAAAACGGAAAAACCTATTATGCGTTTAAAAGAAGTACAGGCAATAAATCTGGATATATTCAGCTCGTTGTTCCTGAAGGGTTAGCAGAATCTCAGGAAAGATCCATTTGGGTCATGATGTCCATTGGCTTCTTTATTTGTTTCGTTATCATTTTATATGTTTCAATCCGGGTCATACGTAAAATTGTTAAACCTGTTGAAGAAGCAACAAAAACTGCCAAAGAATTAACAAGAGGCAACTACAAGGCGAGAACGTTTGAATACTCAGGAGAAGATATAGGTGAACTTAATTATTCTCTTAACGTATTAGCAAGAAACCTCGAAAAAATAACGAAGTCTCAGGAATCACAGCATGACCGTTTAACAACCTTGATTGAAAACATGGGCAGTGGTTTGATATTGATTGATTCGAATGGCTACATCAATCTTGTTAATAAAGCCTTTAAAGAAATTTTTGAAGAACACACTGATTTTTGGACAGGACATTTATTTTATGAAGTGTTTCCACATGCGCAAATTAAAGAGATTGTTCAAGAAACATATTTAACAGAAAAGAATGTAAGGAAGAATGTTGTACTGTCGATTCATATTGAACGGAAGCATTTTGATGTCTACAGTGCCCCAGTACTAGATGTAAAAGGAAAGCTGCGGGGGATTGTATTAGTATTTCATGATATAACTGAATTGAAGAAGCTGGAGCAAGTTCGCAAAGATTTTGTTGCAAACGTCTCTCATGAATTAAAGACTCCTGTCACCTCTTTAAAAGGTTTTGCCGAAACATTACTAGATGGTGCTGGTGAAAATGAAGAATTTCGAAATAAATTTCTCACCATTATTTTAAATGAAAGCGACCGATTGCAGGCGTTAATTCAGGATTTGCTCGATCTTTCAAAAAGCGAACAAGGTTTTAATTTAGACATTCAAAAAGTGAAATTGAACCAGTTAGTGAACGAAACAATAGAAATCTTGCAGCATAAAGCTGAAAAGAAAAACATTAATCTTTCTGTCGATGCTTTTGGAGATACGATGATGGACGGAGATCCTCTTCGTCTCAAACAAATTATTATTAACCTCGTCTCAAACAGTCTTACGTACACGCCGATTGATGGGACAGTCAAAGTTAAATTAGAAGAACTAGGAACCCAAATTAAATTTTCTATAATAGATACTGGAATCGGGATAAAAGAGAGTGAGATACCAAGGATTTTTGAACGGTTTTATCGGGTAGACAAAGCAAGGAGCAGGAATTCTGGAGGAACAGGCCTTGGACTAGCGATTGTAAAGCATCTTGTAGAAGCCCACCATGGCTCTATTAATGTAAAAAGCAAAGTTGGCGAAGGCTCTGTTTTCACTATATTGTTTCCTAAAGAAATAAAAGGAACGTAA
- the coaE gene encoding dephospho-CoA kinase (Dephospho-CoA kinase (CoaE) performs the final step in coenzyme A biosynthesis.): MIIGLTGGIATGKSTASHILSEQGIPIIDADLIAKEVVMPGKEAYEQIVAFFGKEILLEDRTLNRAKLGEIIFNDDEKRARLNEIVHPAVRQEMKKQAKNHQNAGNKIVIMDIPLLFESKLTHMVDETWLIYAAPETQLKRLMERNGYTEEQALSRIHSQMPIEDKKGLADVVIPNNGTLLELEEKLTHLIKAFKKTGSV, encoded by the coding sequence TTGATTATCGGATTAACAGGCGGTATAGCCACTGGAAAAAGTACAGCAAGCCACATTTTAAGCGAACAAGGAATACCAATCATTGATGCTGATCTAATTGCAAAAGAAGTGGTTATGCCTGGTAAAGAGGCTTATGAACAAATAGTGGCTTTTTTCGGGAAAGAAATATTACTAGAGGATAGAACATTAAACCGCGCGAAATTAGGAGAAATCATTTTTAACGATGATGAAAAAAGAGCGAGATTAAATGAAATCGTACATCCAGCTGTTCGTCAAGAAATGAAGAAGCAAGCGAAAAATCATCAAAATGCAGGTAATAAAATAGTGATCATGGATATTCCTCTTTTATTTGAGAGTAAGCTCACTCATATGGTTGATGAAACATGGTTGATTTATGCGGCTCCAGAAACCCAGCTAAAAAGGCTAATGGAGCGGAATGGATATACCGAAGAACAAGCATTATCAAGAATACATTCACAAATGCCAATTGAAGATAAAAAAGGATTAGCTGATGTTGTAATTCCGAATAATGGTACGCTATTAGAATTAGAAGAAAAGCTGACACATCTTATAAAAGCATTTAAGAAAACAGGTTCTGTATAG
- the ytaF gene encoding sporulation membrane protein YtaF: MVAYSFVLLALAVSLDSFGAGLTYGLKSIKIPFRSISIIGICSAITFLFSMLLGSVLEHFVSQKTGEVLGGIILLGIGIYSLCQVLLPEKENVENEPKDLVKLEIKSLGIVIHILKKPVIADIDKSGSITGWEAVLLGIALSLDAFGAGIGAALIDLSPSLTAITIAVMSALFLWGGMALGLFFYHKGSWVKRISILPGLLLIVMGLLKI, encoded by the coding sequence ATGGTGGCTTATTCTTTTGTATTACTGGCACTAGCCGTCAGCCTGGACAGTTTTGGAGCCGGATTAACGTATGGATTAAAATCCATTAAAATTCCTTTTCGCTCGATCTCTATCATTGGGATTTGTTCAGCAATCACTTTTTTGTTCTCAATGCTGCTCGGATCAGTATTGGAACATTTTGTATCGCAAAAGACTGGGGAAGTGCTGGGGGGTATTATTCTTTTAGGTATAGGAATTTACTCACTATGTCAGGTTCTCTTGCCTGAAAAAGAAAACGTTGAAAATGAGCCGAAAGATCTTGTTAAATTGGAAATAAAATCATTAGGGATTGTTATTCACATCTTAAAGAAACCGGTTATTGCAGATATTGATAAATCAGGTTCGATTACGGGCTGGGAAGCAGTTCTACTTGGCATAGCTCTATCGCTCGATGCTTTCGGAGCTGGAATTGGAGCAGCGCTTATTGATTTGTCGCCATCCTTAACTGCAATAACAATCGCGGTAATGAGTGCTTTGTTCTTATGGGGCGGAATGGCATTAGGGCTGTTTTTCTACCATAAAGGATCCTGGGTAAAACGGATATCCATTTTACCGGGACTTTTATTAATCGTGATGGGTTTATTAAAGATCTAA
- the polA gene encoding DNA polymerase I produces MGDKTKKLVLIDGNSIAYRAFFALPLLNNDKGIYTNAVYGFTQMLLKILEDEKPTHILVAFDAGKTTFRHKTFGEYKGGRQKTPPELSEQFPFIRQLLDAFQIKRYELENYEADDIIGTLASQAVEGEWDVKIFTGDKDLLQLVTTDIQVVLTRKGITEVEAYTVDQVNERYGITPLQIIDMKGLMGDPSDNIPGVPGVGEKTAIKLIKEYGSVEKVLDSIDEISGAKLKERLTENKEQALMSKELATITTEAPIELGIHDTTYEGYSTSSVFPLFKELGFQSLLERLGGEEEILPETEKEELKFQTVTTIESDMLISPSALVVETLAEDYHGAPIHGIGLSNESGTYFISAEDADQSDVFKEWLENDDQKKYLFDAKRAHVALHGKGIALKGIDFDIQLASYLLNPAEATDDVASVAKQFGQQNVDADESVYGKGAKKKIPEKDILAEHLSRKANAIYLMKTILSEKLEENEQSHLFYQLELPLSIVLSKMEETGVRVKAETLKKMGAELEGQLTVLEKDIHELAGVTFNINSPKQLGEILFEKLNLPAIKKTKTGYSTSVDVLEKLEGKHEIINKILIYRQLGKLRSTYIEGLLKVVHEDTGKIHTRFNQVLAQTGRLSSIDPNLQNIPIRLEAGRKIRHAFVASIPDWKILAADYSQIELRVLAHISQDENLIEAFQKEMDVHTKTAMDVFHVNENEVTSEMRRHAKAVNFGIVYGISDYGLSQSLGITRKEAGEFIKTYLDSFPGVQNYMSDSVAEAKHKGYVSTLLHRRRYLPEINSRNFNLRSFAERTAMNTPIQGTAADIIKKAMVDMDQRLTEEGFEAKMLLSVHDELIFEVPEHEIEKLEKIVCDVMENTVELDVPLKVDVSWGDSWFEAK; encoded by the coding sequence TTGGGAGATAAAACGAAAAAATTAGTATTAATCGATGGAAACAGTATTGCATATCGAGCTTTTTTTGCATTGCCACTGTTAAATAATGATAAAGGCATTTATACAAATGCTGTATATGGTTTTACACAAATGCTGTTGAAAATATTAGAAGACGAAAAACCAACTCATATACTTGTAGCATTTGATGCAGGTAAAACAACGTTCCGCCACAAAACGTTTGGAGAATACAAAGGCGGCCGTCAAAAAACACCTCCAGAACTGTCAGAGCAATTTCCGTTCATCAGACAGCTTTTAGATGCATTCCAAATTAAACGGTATGAGCTGGAAAATTATGAAGCTGATGATATTATCGGTACGCTTGCTTCACAAGCTGTTGAAGGAGAGTGGGATGTTAAGATTTTTACGGGTGATAAGGATTTACTTCAGCTCGTAACAACAGATATTCAAGTTGTTCTTACTAGAAAAGGTATAACTGAAGTTGAAGCATATACAGTTGATCAAGTAAATGAACGTTACGGGATTACCCCTTTGCAAATCATCGATATGAAGGGACTGATGGGAGACCCTTCTGATAACATCCCAGGTGTACCAGGTGTAGGTGAAAAGACAGCGATTAAATTAATTAAAGAATATGGGTCGGTCGAAAAAGTGCTGGATTCCATAGATGAAATTTCAGGAGCCAAGTTAAAAGAACGTCTAACTGAAAACAAAGAACAGGCTTTAATGAGTAAAGAGCTCGCTACCATTACGACTGAAGCGCCTATAGAATTAGGAATTCATGATACAACTTATGAAGGCTACAGTACGTCTTCTGTTTTCCCGCTTTTTAAAGAACTTGGTTTTCAATCGCTGCTCGAACGTTTGGGTGGAGAAGAAGAGATTCTTCCAGAAACAGAGAAAGAAGAGCTTAAATTTCAAACCGTGACAACTATAGAATCAGATATGCTTATAAGTCCTTCTGCACTTGTAGTTGAAACACTTGCTGAGGATTATCATGGTGCACCCATTCATGGTATAGGGTTAAGCAACGAAAGCGGCACATATTTTATTTCTGCCGAAGATGCTGATCAATCAGATGTTTTTAAAGAATGGCTTGAAAACGATGACCAAAAGAAATACTTATTTGACGCAAAAAGAGCACACGTTGCTCTTCATGGTAAAGGAATTGCGTTAAAAGGAATTGATTTTGATATTCAGCTTGCTTCTTACTTGCTTAATCCTGCTGAGGCTACTGACGATGTAGCATCTGTTGCAAAGCAATTTGGACAGCAAAATGTAGATGCAGATGAAAGTGTATATGGTAAAGGTGCTAAAAAGAAAATACCTGAAAAAGACATTTTAGCTGAACATTTGAGCAGGAAGGCAAACGCTATTTATTTAATGAAAACCATTCTTTCTGAAAAGCTGGAGGAGAATGAGCAAAGTCATCTTTTTTATCAGTTAGAACTCCCGCTTTCCATTGTGTTATCAAAAATGGAGGAAACCGGTGTTCGAGTAAAAGCTGAAACTTTAAAGAAGATGGGTGCTGAACTAGAAGGACAGCTTACGGTTCTTGAAAAAGATATTCATGAACTTGCAGGTGTAACCTTTAATATTAATTCGCCAAAGCAACTCGGTGAAATTTTATTTGAAAAATTAAATTTACCAGCTATCAAAAAAACAAAAACTGGCTATTCAACTTCTGTTGATGTGTTAGAAAAATTAGAAGGTAAGCATGAAATTATCAATAAAATTTTAATTTATCGCCAGCTTGGAAAGTTAAGATCGACCTATATTGAAGGGTTGTTAAAAGTTGTTCACGAAGATACTGGGAAAATTCATACTCGTTTTAATCAAGTGCTTGCTCAAACAGGGCGTCTTAGTTCAATTGATCCTAATTTGCAGAACATTCCGATTCGGCTTGAGGCAGGCAGAAAAATCAGACATGCTTTTGTAGCTTCTATTCCTGATTGGAAAATACTTGCGGCGGATTATTCGCAAATCGAACTGAGAGTACTTGCTCACATTTCGCAAGACGAAAACTTGATTGAAGCTTTCCAAAAGGAAATGGATGTTCACACAAAAACCGCTATGGATGTTTTCCATGTTAACGAAAATGAAGTAACTTCAGAGATGAGAAGACATGCAAAAGCAGTAAATTTCGGAATTGTATATGGGATTAGTGATTATGGTCTTTCTCAAAGTCTTGGTATTACTAGGAAAGAGGCCGGAGAATTTATTAAGACGTATTTAGATAGTTTTCCTGGCGTTCAAAACTATATGAGTGATAGTGTAGCTGAAGCGAAGCATAAGGGATATGTTTCTACATTACTGCACAGAAGAAGATATTTGCCGGAAATCAACAGCAGAAATTTTAATCTTCGAAGTTTTGCTGAAAGAACCGCAATGAATACTCCGATTCAGGGAACAGCTGCTGATATAATAAAAAAAGCAATGGTGGATATGGATCAGCGGTTAACAGAAGAAGGATTTGAAGCAAAAATGCTATTATCCGTACATGATGAACTTATTTTTGAAGTGCCGGAACATGAAATCGAAAAGCTTGAAAAAATAGTTTGTGATGTTATGGAAAACACAGTGGAGCTAGATGTCCCATTAAAAGTTGATGTAAGCTGGGGAGACTCTTGGTTTGAAGCAAAATAA
- a CDS encoding DnaD domain protein translates to MTVHFQEVVPVDAYSVQSKGFLHEIDQKVLTLLYQPLVGAFAYSLYMTLWCEATINQQKKKHQHLMNLTQFSLKDILSGRKKLEAIGLLKTFKQDNEQAREYLYELQMPLSPKDFFTDGFLSIYLYNRLGQSRFIEVRDSFQVQFTDSSSFTDVTASFNEVFTSLHPSEMASKHFSEITENAETSDRSLFDKGLKGKVYIVENTFDFEAMVNQISTFIVPKEVITPQLKEAIYKLAYIYQLEPIDMSRQIQNVYYSTGEISVENLRREVQKWYRFEHEEGLPVLALRTQPIPLKALQGMEPQTKEEELIKYFEEVSPYRLLEDYSGTTPAEVDLKLVAYCMLDQNLTPGVTNVLLDYVLSGNDMKLAKGLIERISSHWARKKVQTVPEAMSLAREEKRKYKDWQEKKSKTPGYYNGKQQKPSVQLPDWLKQESSENNNSKNHTDTDTLYYDEEENRKWLESLSNKSK, encoded by the coding sequence ATGACGGTACATTTTCAAGAAGTGGTGCCCGTAGATGCGTATTCCGTCCAAAGTAAGGGCTTTTTGCATGAAATCGATCAAAAGGTACTGACTTTGTTATATCAGCCACTAGTAGGTGCTTTTGCTTACAGTCTGTATATGACTTTATGGTGTGAAGCAACTATTAATCAACAAAAGAAGAAACATCAGCACTTAATGAACCTTACTCAATTTTCATTAAAAGATATTTTATCTGGAAGAAAAAAACTGGAAGCGATTGGTTTATTAAAAACATTCAAACAAGACAATGAGCAAGCCAGGGAATATTTATATGAATTGCAGATGCCGCTATCGCCTAAAGACTTTTTTACAGATGGATTTTTAAGTATCTATTTATATAACCGTCTAGGCCAGAGCAGATTTATTGAAGTACGGGATTCATTCCAGGTTCAGTTTACAGATTCATCCAGTTTTACAGATGTCACGGCATCATTCAATGAGGTGTTTACTTCACTTCATCCTTCTGAGATGGCATCAAAACATTTTTCCGAAATTACTGAGAATGCAGAAACAAGTGATCGCTCACTTTTTGATAAAGGATTAAAAGGGAAGGTATATATAGTAGAAAATACGTTTGATTTCGAAGCGATGGTTAACCAAATTTCTACTTTTATTGTTCCGAAAGAAGTAATAACTCCACAGCTTAAAGAAGCAATTTATAAGCTGGCGTATATTTATCAGTTAGAGCCAATTGATATGAGCAGGCAGATTCAAAACGTTTATTATTCAACAGGAGAGATTAGTGTTGAGAATCTCCGCCGTGAGGTCCAGAAGTGGTATCGTTTTGAACATGAGGAAGGACTTCCGGTATTAGCACTTAGAACACAGCCGATTCCTCTAAAGGCATTACAAGGAATGGAGCCGCAAACAAAAGAAGAAGAGCTCATTAAATATTTTGAGGAAGTTTCACCATACCGCCTTTTAGAAGACTACAGTGGTACAACACCTGCAGAAGTAGATTTAAAGCTAGTTGCCTATTGCATGCTGGATCAAAATTTAACACCAGGCGTAACGAACGTTCTGTTGGATTATGTTTTATCAGGCAATGATATGAAACTTGCAAAAGGACTAATAGAGCGCATTTCTTCACATTGGGCGAGAAAAAAAGTGCAAACTGTGCCTGAAGCCATGTCGCTTGCTCGTGAAGAAAAAAGAAAGTATAAAGACTGGCAAGAAAAGAAAAGTAAAACGCCAGGCTATTACAATGGGAAACAGCAAAAGCCGAGTGTTCAACTTCCTGATTGGTTGAAACAAGAATCATCTGAAAATAATAATTCTAAAAATCACACGGATACTGACACTTTGTATTATGATGAAGAAGAAAATCGCAAATGGCTTGAAAGTTTATCGAACAAATCGAAGTAA